aaagaaattgcaTCAGGGCATTCAAAATGTCAAGAAGTTTAAAATGAAAAGTATAATAACAGAAGAAGAACATATAACTTCTACCCCAACTGTTAAGCATAATGTACAAGCCAAGTACGTGGTTTAAGAGAGACTTACTTGCATAGAACTAGGACTATCAGAAGGCCTACCACCATCTTCTTTAAGAGCTTCTCTTAGTCGCAGAGTTGGGATTCTATCTAATATATCCCGAAGAGAACGAACCTCTCGTGGCCTGGATGAATCTAGTGCAATTTGCTGATTTGAGAGCTTTCTCTGCATATTGTATGTCTCTGTAGTTTCAGATATATCGTCACGAAATCTATCATCCATCACCTCGAAGTATGTAGAAATTCTCTTGCGATCAACATGCTTTTGAGATTCTTTACCATTTCCATTATTTCTTCTTTCCCCATAATTGTTTCCTGAATCCCTTTCATCACTTGCTCCACTAAATCCAGATCTCTCAGTGCTGCGTTGTTCATAGGTATCTGAAGAAAGCATTTTATGAAGGACACTGCGATCACCATGTTTTTGAGATTCTTTAACATTTCCAATATTTCTCCTTTCACCATAACCATTTCCTGAATCTCTTTCATCACTGCTTCCACTAAATCCAGATTTCTCAACACTGCGTTGTTCAAAGATTTCAGAAGAAAGCATTCTGTGAAGGCGACTGTGACCACCATGTTTTTCAGATTCTTTACCATTTCCATTATTTCTTCTTTCCCCATAACCGCTTCCTGAATCTCTTTCATCACTTCTTCCAGAAAATCTAGATCTCTCAACGCTGCGTTGTTCAAAGATTTCTGAAAAAAGTACTCTGGGAAGGCCACTGCTAGGAGTAAAAGAATCTTCCCTGTCCATCTATGCAATATGTCAGAAAACCAGTTCAAAAGATGATTGCATCTTCAAGTAGATTGAATCACTAATTCACTATCCTTTCAACACAAATAAACATTTCTTGCAGATCATGTTAAAGTAATTAGCTTACCCTCTTAGGAGTTAAAGGCCCGTCAACATTACTCTTATTCAAAGATCTTTCAGTGCTGCGCTGTTCAAAGATATCCGAAGAAAGCATTCTATGAACACCATTACGATAAGTAAAAGAATCTTCCCTTTCAACCTGTGCAACatctcaaaagaaaaaaaaaattcagaagcTGAATGCATCTTCAAGTTTATTGAATCACTACACTTTCAACACAAATTTACATTTCTCACATGCCATGTTAATCTCAAGTAATTAGCTTACCCTCTTAGGAATCGAAGGCCTATTAACAGTACCCTTCTCACCACAATATCTTCTATCCACATACACATGCTTAATGAATTTCCTGAGCCCCTCAACATTACTGATACCAAGCATATGAGTTAACACTTTCATCACCTTCCAGAGTTTCAGCACTACGTTGAAACATAAACAGGATAAAATTTACCGGTTATCAGGAAGAGATTGATGTTGCGAATCCCATTGTCTAAAATATACTTCCTTTGCATGCTGGAAGAcagattgaaataaattaaacaaacaaCAGCCATCCGCCAATTCATGTATTAGACCTTCATGTCATGTTTCATGTTTCTAGGtgtataaaagaaattaacatgCAAATATTTCAGAAGATGATCAACTTTGTTTGCCTGTTTGGCAATTGATGATTAATTACCTCGTTCCCACCTTCACGAAGACCTGCAACATCTTCTGCGGTAAATGTGGCCATTGATACTGATTTAACCCGATGCGAAAACTCACGACTACATAACAATTAAAAAGAGCCATAAACCAAATTgtcaaggaagaagaagaaaaagaaaaagcagagATTTGAAATTACAGGAAAAACTTAACTGTATTCCACTACACGTTGCGCAAACAAAAGTCGAAAAATTTGTGCAGACATATTGAGGTCCCTGCTCAAATGTTACATTCCGCATGCTAATTAGTcattgcacatacatacatacatacatacatacatacatacatacacagaCAGACAGACAGACAGACAGACAATAAGAAACATGCAACCGAGACGAGGAAAAATTTCCAACGCCAAATGCgcagattttaacaaataaaacctTCGGtggattttttcattttttctaatATTACGTTTATAAACatggatttaaaattttacttgataaattttaatgtataaattagttaaaatacaatttgattacatatttgaaaagttcaaattcaaaattatcTATAGCTAGTGTCTAACAAATCtgtgaatttaaaaattaaacataaatgtTGCAATTGCATAAACTATTTTCAAGTTCAAATTTCCAAATGCAAcgtaaaaaaatgaaagaaattataaaaaaaattaatcaaccaaaaagagaaaaattattgttaaaaagaAATTACCTGGCTATTGCAGTTGATACAACGGCGATTGCTTGGAAGCTTCATGAGGTTGCGAACGATTTTCTCAttcttctcatcttcttcaacttttcgcttcatttttcttctaaaaagaagAATTAATCTTCTCTTCTTGCTGAAAAACTAAGCCAAAAGAAacgaagaaaggaaaaagaaatcagAGAAATGGAAAATACAAAACTGATAGAAAGAAAAATTAACTGAAAATTGATTAAgattaaaaggattaaaatgaataatatagcTAAATTAGGTGaaaatttgcttttatttttaacaatttcaagCAAAATATAGGCTGCATTggtaactaaaagaaaaaaaaaactgttgtACCGGCGGGAACGGTGGCGTTTCACTGCTGGACTTTGCTGAGAGATTATGAAAAAGACTGCGTGCATGGGAAGAGGAGGAAGGGGAGAAGCCCAAAAGAACGACGACGTTTAGCTGGCAGATAGTGaccgttattttatttttacgaaaATGCCATTGAGGTGATTGAGAGGGAACATTACATTGCCCGCAATTTGACTTTATGGTTTATGCTACCCGCAAATATTAAATAAGTACGGATGAATGCGAAAAAGCTTACTTAataattcaaagattttaataaAATCTTATATAAATATCATTTTTAACATAACCATgataagataatatatatattgtaagggcttaaattcaaggttatcggaacaatgcttTCGTAActatagatccgatttaaagagaaatttatttcaatatttttcttaaaaattgatatgataggaaaatcgtatgaaaatattgataagaaaattttatcgatttagtgattagttagaaaaaaaaattattaaagaaattgggtaaaataatgtattgggacctctatctcgtaaaaccgagtccaaaataattttataaatatttatgaaatgttattaatgtggtattaaaatttcgttagaaaattttaatgtttgggtagtcaattaaatgaaaatgactaaattgtaataggtgtaaaagttgctagagtaattaaatagcttaagagtctaatgagaaaggatttaaaaggcaattagatttaaaagttatttgggctggacggcaagggtatgaaatcagcagaaaaattaataaattaagggtaaaattggaatattgcaaaattaactaaataaaactaggactaaataggaaatatctagatttctcttcatttctcttcaattccagcagctaaaaacgccataggagggttctctaagctggtatttcataatttttgcaccaagtgagttaatccttgcctttttcttgtagttttgtgtttctaagacttttacaactaggtcctactattaaattcattagtttttgatttcatggatgaaattgaaagtcaccatggttgagtgctgtaagtttatgatgaaatagaatgaaattaaagctttaatttgtttatgagatgattttattaggcaatttcaatggaaattgatttttaggacctaattgtgaaaatgtttggaattaaagtctattgctgaaattctgattcctaaaggttgtaaactagtttaaggtgatagaataaaatgttaattgagaaaaatcagctcaattgagaggctaattgagtagggacgaaattatcatttattaaaagcttaggggaaaaatggtaataaacagcttgcactaaaacagtttggacagcagcagtagactaactttgaaaaatcaccaagaattgtaggaatcgaattaaaagatgaaaaaaatacggaattaaagcttattgagtctagtttctcatagaagaaatattgtaagcaatggatttgtaaattttgagatataatgaattttgtaagacaaggtcagaatgaattcgggttcccctattctgactttgaaaaattataaaacattgaataaaaataattaggtacttaaatttatatgtatagaattctgaatgagtctatttttaatagaaacaaacgagaacatcatttgaattttgtataaagagataatttatttttagtgaagaagggtcagaactgttagacaacagaacaggagtgactttgaagaataaactgtactgattggctaaaccaaaaattctgaaaattttatggtaaaaatatatatgagtatagtttcaggaaaaattaacggatcttaatttggagttccgtagctcaagttatgaataatttagtgactatgactcaagtagacagctttgaatgaactataaataatagttgaattatagagaatgttgcatatgaacatgaaatgtattaagttgataattaaatttatttatttagatccagaagattcaaatacgaagctagatcgaggaaaggaaaaagttcgagGTTAGTAggtttttactgtttacaaacaagtatcaaggtaagttcatgtaacttgaattatatccttaaatgcttgagattgtatgttatttatgtgaatatgatttgagtgttcattgtatgaaaattaatgaaacattgatatatttgataaaatgtgaAGAAATTCcatttgaatgaaaggaaaattcgatggatctcagaaaaggaattgacggtaaaaaggatctagcccggacgggtgatcctatcctaatatagccctcccgaataatatgtgtaaaatggatttagcccggacgggtaatctgaattaaggtctgaatttagcctggactggtaattcagatccaagctcattagagtaattgtcgttgcaggggatttagcctggactggtaatcccaacaatactctatgagtttaaattgcaggggatttagcctggactggtaatcccactgcaaggttaaggttcgcgggagtgtgctctttgaaatggaaatgtgcgcacgtgaatatgaattgacggacccggaattgtacactaaaagtgtacct
This window of the Gossypium hirsutum isolate 1008001.06 chromosome A09, Gossypium_hirsutum_v2.1, whole genome shotgun sequence genome carries:
- the LOC107890045 gene encoding probable ADP-ribosylation factor GTPase-activating protein AGD14, producing the protein MKRKVEEDEKNEKIVRNLMKLPSNRRCINCNSQGPQYVCTNFSTFVCATCSGIHREFSHRVKSVSMATFTAEDVAGLREGGNEHAKEVYFRQWDSQHQSLPDNR